A window of Daphnia pulicaria isolate SC F1-1A chromosome 10, SC_F0-13Bv2, whole genome shotgun sequence contains these coding sequences:
- the LOC124314894 gene encoding endocuticle structural glycoprotein SgAbd-5-like — translation MQPMFAVALFAALVAIASSAPQGGNTPVPILSSEFDQKEDGSYSFSYETGDGIKRSEAGEQKKIGEESGSTSNGSISWKTPEGKTVTITFVADERGFQPKVTVS, via the exons ATGCAACCG ATGTTCGCCGTCGCTCTTTTCGCCGCTTTGGTGGCCATCGCCTCATCCGCTCCCCAAGGCGGCAACACCCCAGTCCCGATCCTCAGCTCCGAATTCGATCAGAAGGAGGATGGCAGCTATTCCTTCTC ATACGAAACTGGAGATGGTATTAAGCGATCAGAGGCCGGAGAACAGAAGAAGATTGGCGAAGAGTCCGGATCTACCTCCAACGGCAGCATCTCGTGGAAGACCCCCGAAGGCAAAACCGTCACCATCACTTTCGTCGCTGACGAGAGGGGATTCCAGCCTAAAGTGACTGTCTCATAA
- the LOC124314855 gene encoding cuticle protein CP14.6-like: MKVFVLAVLIGVVAAMPQDAAKPPVEIITSESEGPNLDGSYKFKFETADGVKREEEGAQKQIGEESGATSRGSWSYTAPEGDKIELTFVADENGFQPQGAHLPVAPEPSPAIKRALAIIARTNAADEARAAGMSTKQKLQMLGLLDQRLGLNRK; this comes from the exons ATGAAG GTATTTGTTTTAGCAGTTCTCATCGGCGTAGTGGCCGCCATGCCGCAGGATGCGGCTAAACCGCCAGTTGAAATCATCACGTCCGAGAGCGAAGGACCCAATTTGGACGGCAGTTACAAATTCAA gTTCGAAACGGCCGATGGCGTGAAACGCGAAGAGGAAGGAGCCCAGAAACAGATCGGAGAAGAGTCTGGAGCGACGTCCCGAGGCTCGTGGTCCTACACGGCGCCGGAAGGTGACAAGATCGAGCTGACCTTCGTCGCCGACGAAAACGGGTTTCAGCCGCAGGGCGCTCACCTTCCCGTGGCTCCCGAGCCGTCGCCGGCCATCAAGCGAGCCTTGGCCATCATCGCCCGAACCAACGCCGCCGACGAGGCCCGCGCTGCCGGCATGAGCACCAAGCAGAAACTCCAAATGCTCGGCCTCCTCGACCAGAGACTTGGCCTCAATCGTAAATAA